TTGCAGTCGCTGTGGCTGCGTGCGGATTTTCCTGAAGGCTGCGCGCTCGTTGCGGTGGGAGGCTACGGGCGGGCACAGTTGTTTCCCTATTCCGACGTTGATGTTTTGCTGCTGCTGCCGGAGGGCGCCACCCCACAAGCCAATAGCCCGCTGAGCGCCCGCATTGAAGGGTTCATCGGCAGCTGCTGGGATGCAGGCCTGGAGATCGGATCGAGCGTTCGCACCATTGCCGAGTGCCTGGCAGAAAGCGCCGCTGATGTCACCGTGCAAACCTCTTTGCTGGAGTCTCGCCTGATTTGCGGTGACCGGATCCTGTTTGCCCTGTTTCAGCAACAGTACCAAGCACAGATGGACCCACAGGCGTTTTTGGTGGCCAAGACCCTGGAGATGCGCCAGCGCCACACCAAGTACGAAAACACGCCCTACTCCCTGGAGCCAAACTGCAAAGAGTCTCCAGGGGGGCTGCGTGACCTGCAATTGATCTTGTGGGTGGCCAAGGCCGCAGGTCTGGGGGGCAGTTGGAAGGAGCTGGCCAAAAGCGGTATGGCCACAGCCTTCGAGGTGCGTCAGATCGAGCGCAACGAAGCCGTGCTGTGCCTGATTCGGGCCCGCCTGCACGCGGCCGCAGGGCGGCATGAAGACCGACTAGTCTTCGATTTGCAGACCGCTGTGGCCGAGTCGTTTGGCTACCGCTCGCAAGCACCCGATGGGTCACGCCTGCCCATGCGCGCCAGCGAAACCCTGATGCGCCGCTATTACTGGGCGGCCAAGGCGGTCTCCCAGTTGTGTCAGATTTTGCTGCTCAACATTGAAGAGCGACTGAACCCTACAGCGCATGAACCCCGCCCCATCAACGACCGCTTTTTTGAAAAAGCCGGGTTGATTGAAGTGGCCAGCGACGATCTCTACCAGCGCGACCCCCATGCGATCCTGGAGACCTTTCTGCTCTACCAAACCACGGTGGGTCTGAAGAATCTGTCTGCGCGCACCCTGAGGGCGCTCTACAACGCACGCGGAGTGATGGATGCTGCGTTCAGGCGCGACCCGGTCAACCGCCAAGCCTTCATGCGCATCCTGCAGCAGCCTGCAGGCATCACGCATGCCATGCGCCTGATGAACCAGACTTCGGTGCTGGGACGCTACCTCTGGGCATTTCGCGGCATCGTCGGCCAAATGCAGCATGACCTGTTCCATGTCTACACTGTCGACCAACACATCCTGATGGTGCTGCGCAACATGCGCCGCTTCTTCATGGCTGAGCATGCCCATGAGTACCCCTTTTGCTCGCAGCTGGCAGGTGGTTGGGACAAACCGTGGATTCTGTATGTGGCCGCACTCTTCCACGATATCGGCAAAGGGCGCGGCGGCGACCATTCCCAGATTGGTGCGCAGGAGGTCCGGCGCTTTTGCCGACAGCACGGCGTAGAACAGGAAGATGCGCGCTTGATCGAGTTTCTGGTCAGTGAGCATTTGACGATGAGCCGCATCGCTCAAAAACAAGACCTGAGCGACCCCGATGTGATTGCCGCCTTTGCCAAACGGGTGCACAACGAGCGCTATCTGACGGCAATGTACCTGTTGACCGTGGCCGACATCCGGGGCACCAGCCCCAAGGTCTGGAATGCGTGGAAGGGCAAGTTGCTGGAGGATTTGTACCGAGCCACGCTCAGGACACTGGGGGGGCGTGCGCCCGATGCGGCTGCAGAAATTGAGGCCCGCAAGCGGGAGGCCCTGGTGCAACTGGCCTTGAGCGCGCAACCGTTTGAAGCGCACAAGGCACTGTGGGCAACGCTGGACGTGAGCTACTTCATGCGCCATGAAGCCGCCGACATTGCATGGCACACCCGCCACTTATCCCGCCACGTTGGCACCGCCAAACCCATCGTTCGAGCCCGCCAATCGCTCGCGGGCGAGGGCCTGCAGGTGCTTGTTTATGCCCCCGATCAAGCAGACTTGTTCGCCCGAATTTGCGGCTACTTTGACCGCGCAGGCTTCAGCATCCTGGATGCGAGGGTGCACACAGCCAACAACCAGTACGCGCTGGACTCGTTTCAGGTGGTGGCGTCATCGCAGGCCGGGCATTACCGCGAGCTAACGCACATGGTGGAGAGTGACCTCGTGCGCACGATTGAGGCCGGAGGCCCACTGCCTGAGCCCGCGCGCAAACGGGTGTCCCGCAGGGTCAAGAGCTTTCCTATCGCCCCACGTGTCACTCTGCAACCTGACGAGAAGGCCCAGCGTTGGCTTTTGGGCATCTCTGCCAGTGACCGCGCTGGCTTACTCTACTTAGTGGCCCGGATCCTGGCACAGCACCATCTCAGCGTACAACTGGCCAAGGTCAGCACGTTGGGCGAGCGGGTGGAAGATACCTTCTTGCTGCAAGGCTCTGAGCTGCAAAACAATGCACGGCAAATCCAGATTGAGACGGAATTGCTGCAAGCACTGTCTGAGTGATGGAAGAGCGCATTTGCGATGCGCTATGCATCAGTCATCAGCGTCTGTTGCGCCCAGTTCGGGAAAGAGCACCTCGGTGTAGCCAAACTGGGTGAAATCCCGCACCCGCATGGGGTATAGCTTTCCCCACAAGTGATCGCACTCGTGTTGCACCACCCTGGCATGAAATCCATCCACCTCTCGCTCAATCGGATCGCCATAGGGGTCAAAGCCCGTGTAGCGTACCCGCTGCCAGCGCGGAACCTTGCCCCGCAGACCAGGCACCGATAGGCAGCCCTCCCAGTCGTCTTCCTCGGCATCCCCAACAGGCGTGATCACCGGATTCACCAGTGCGGTGAGGGGAACCAAGGGCCTGTCTGGATATCGGGGATTGCGTTGCTCAGAGCCAAAAACAACGACCTGAAGATCCACACCAATTTGGGGCGCAGCCAACCCGGCTCCATTCACGGAACGCATCGTCTCCCACAAATCAAGTACCAGCAGGTGAAGCTCATCGGTATCGAATTGGGACACAGGGCTTGCGATCTTCAGAAGTCGCGGGTCTCCCATTTTGAGAATAGTGTGGATGCTCATAAAAATCAGATTTGAAGATGGAACGGCACGACGGAAACCAGGGTTGTGGCACGCAACAGGGCAAGCCCTAACCCAGGTGCATGCGGCTGCCAGACACATGGAAAGCCACCGTCGGGGCCTTGGGATCTGCAAATGAAACGCCGAGGGATATTTCGCCCGCGCCGTGCAGAATGCATGCATCACGGCGAAGTCGCACATGCGAGCCACTGCCATCAAACCGCACCCAGGTACCAAAGCTGCTCAAATCCGTCAGCAAAAAGCCGCTGTTTCGCCAGTCAATGCGTGCATGCAACCTTGAAACTCGCAAATCATTGATGCACAACTGTGCATGAGTGGCTCGACCAATATGCACAGGGGCTTCATTTGACGCGAAAGTGGCATCCAAACCATGCCAGCTGAACTGTATGGACCCCAAAATGGAATCCACCGGGGACAGCTGACTGACCAACCCAGCCTGCATGGTCAGTGAGTCTGGCTCCTGGTCTTGACGCCACTCGACTTGGTAGAGCATGGCGGGTTCCGCTTTGCCGCGAATGTCCATCATGCCGAGTTTGCGAAACCAAACGGCAGGTGCGGCGCCGGCCAGCAACACAGCCATTTCTGTTGCCCAAATCTCCCCAGGTCCAGAGCGCTCACACAGTCTGGCAGCCACATTAACCGCATCACCATAACAGTCGCCGTCAACCTCGACGATCTCACCCGCAGCCACCCCGACACGAATATCCATCCGCAGTGGATAGGGCCAACGCGCAAGCCTTTGTTCGTGGGCTTGGAGCATGTCTGCAGTCGCGGCAACAGCGCCTGCTGCATCCCCGAATACCCCCAGAACGCCGTCACCCAGCTTTTTCACCACCCTGCCTGAATGAGACTGAATCGAAACACTGATCCACTGAGTCAACTGGGCAACAGCAGCAGCAGCGCGCTCGTTACCCAGTGTCTCGTACAACGCCACACTGCCGGAGATATCGGCAAACACAACCGTTGTCAAAACGGTCATGGCCGCAGGTTCACACAAATCGTCATGCAGCCCAGTTTAGTGCATGGACAGTCGGTTGAAGCAGTCGCATCCGCGAGAAACGGCAAAGTCAGCGATTAGAAAACCACAGGATAGCCAAGCGTACTTCAGAAAAACCCAAAGGCCGAGAGCCTAAAACAAAGCGAGCGATCTCTGCGAGCAAAGATGAGATTGCAAACAATTGCAAAGCAACGGTCATCCTTAACTAGTGGGTGTGGCCCCAATACAAAAGTGCGTCACGCCCTTCAACGGACAAGGAAACCTTGGCGCCAACAGGTAAAAGCACTTTGGTTGGCACATGACCAAATGGCAAATTAGTCAGTACAGGCACAGAAACTTTGGTACGTAGCCAGTCGACTACCGATTGAAATTTAAAGCCTTTGTCATGAGAGGCAAGCTTGTATCCATTGAACTGCCCCAACACCAGTGCCTTTTGCTTTGCAAGCACGCCTGAATGCAGCAACTGGGTCAACATACGCTCAATCCGATAAGGATGCTCTCCAATATCTTCCATGAAAAGGATCCCTCCCTTTATGGATGGAAAATAAGGAGTTCCAATCAATCCCGTCAGCACCGCCAAATTTCCACCCCAAAGGGTAGCTTTTTTGATATAAAAATCGCTTGATTCAATTTCAGCCAAAGATTTTTCACGAGGAAGACGCCACCCAGCCCCCTCACCATGGCCAGTCAACAGATCATCAAAGCAAGCCTCCATGATGTCATCTGGAGTTCCTTCGACACCGAAATCGGTGATCAAAGACGGTCCGGCCCACGTCACATCACCTGTTTTCGCAAGCACCGCCGACTGAAAAGCGGTGAAATCACTGAGACCGACAAATTTTGTGCCTGCGCTGATAGCTTTACCCACTGCCTTGTAGTCAATCTCTGAAAGCAAACGAGTCAACCCATAAGCGCCACGGGTAATCAGGGCTACGTCTGCGCCACTGGCTGCAGCTCTATGAATCGCAGCCAAGCGCGTCTGGTCATCTCCAGCAAAGCGGGTATACGCAGCACGCGCATCTTGATCAATCTCTACCTCGTGACCCAAAGCCTCCAGACGAGCTACCCCTCTCTTAAAAGCCAACTTGTCACGAATGGCTCCAGCGGGGGAG
This Acidovorax sp. 106 DNA region includes the following protein-coding sequences:
- the def gene encoding peptide deformylase, which encodes MSIHTILKMGDPRLLKIASPVSQFDTDELHLLVLDLWETMRSVNGAGLAAPQIGVDLQVVVFGSEQRNPRYPDRPLVPLTALVNPVITPVGDAEEDDWEGCLSVPGLRGKVPRWQRVRYTGFDPYGDPIEREVDGFHARVVQHECDHLWGKLYPMRVRDFTQFGYTEVLFPELGATDADD
- a CDS encoding [protein-PII] uridylyltransferase; translation: MTDIQALRANYRSNKASVLGAMAATVASTRGIHAALRKLSSFTDDLLQSLWLRADFPEGCALVAVGGYGRAQLFPYSDVDVLLLLPEGATPQANSPLSARIEGFIGSCWDAGLEIGSSVRTIAECLAESAADVTVQTSLLESRLICGDRILFALFQQQYQAQMDPQAFLVAKTLEMRQRHTKYENTPYSLEPNCKESPGGLRDLQLILWVAKAAGLGGSWKELAKSGMATAFEVRQIERNEAVLCLIRARLHAAAGRHEDRLVFDLQTAVAESFGYRSQAPDGSRLPMRASETLMRRYYWAAKAVSQLCQILLLNIEERLNPTAHEPRPINDRFFEKAGLIEVASDDLYQRDPHAILETFLLYQTTVGLKNLSARTLRALYNARGVMDAAFRRDPVNRQAFMRILQQPAGITHAMRLMNQTSVLGRYLWAFRGIVGQMQHDLFHVYTVDQHILMVLRNMRRFFMAEHAHEYPFCSQLAGGWDKPWILYVAALFHDIGKGRGGDHSQIGAQEVRRFCRQHGVEQEDARLIEFLVSEHLTMSRIAQKQDLSDPDVIAAFAKRVHNERYLTAMYLLTVADIRGTSPKVWNAWKGKLLEDLYRATLRTLGGRAPDAAAEIEARKREALVQLALSAQPFEAHKALWATLDVSYFMRHEAADIAWHTRHLSRHVGTAKPIVRARQSLAGEGLQVLVYAPDQADLFARICGYFDRAGFSILDARVHTANNQYALDSFQVVASSQAGHYRELTHMVESDLVRTIEAGGPLPEPARKRVSRRVKSFPIAPRVTLQPDEKAQRWLLGISASDRAGLLYLVARILAQHHLSVQLAKVSTLGERVEDTFLLQGSELQNNARQIQIETELLQALSE
- a CDS encoding adenylate/guanylate cyclase domain-containing protein; this translates as MTVLTTVVFADISGSVALYETLGNERAAAAVAQLTQWISVSIQSHSGRVVKKLGDGVLGVFGDAAGAVAATADMLQAHEQRLARWPYPLRMDIRVGVAAGEIVEVDGDCYGDAVNVAARLCERSGPGEIWATEMAVLLAGAAPAVWFRKLGMMDIRGKAEPAMLYQVEWRQDQEPDSLTMQAGLVSQLSPVDSILGSIQFSWHGLDATFASNEAPVHIGRATHAQLCINDLRVSRLHARIDWRNSGFLLTDLSSFGTWVRFDGSGSHVRLRRDACILHGAGEISLGVSFADPKAPTVAFHVSGSRMHLG
- a CDS encoding LD-carboxypeptidase, which gives rise to MKKNSHNKLCCDHDHGPKHIYIYSPAGAIRDKLAFKRGVARLEALGHEVEIDQDARAAYTRFAGDDQTRLAAIHRAAASGADVALITRGAYGLTRLLSEIDYKAVGKAISAGTKFVGLSDFTAFQSAVLAKTGDVTWAGPSLITDFGVEGTPDDIMEACFDDLLTGHGEGAGWRLPREKSLAEIESSDFYIKKATLWGGNLAVLTGLIGTPYFPSIKGGILFMEDIGEHPYRIERMLTQLLHSGVLAKQKALVLGQFNGYKLASHDKGFKFQSVVDWLRTKVSVPVLTNLPFGHVPTKVLLPVGAKVSLSVEGRDALLYWGHTH